From a single Campylobacter concisus genomic region:
- a CDS encoding response regulator transcription factor, which yields MTRILMIEDDMELAEILTEYLENYDIEVVTAEEPYIGLSTLNTSKFDLVILDLTLPGMDGLEVCKEIRKNHNIPIIISSARHDITDKVNALDNGADDYLPKPYDPQELLARIKSHLRRQSITPAIEARNLNKDLVLKEFEHEILFKGNVLNLTAAEYDILKYLLLKEGGAVTREELIYNCESINEDSSNKSIDVIIGRIRQKLNENPKEPKYIHAIRGIGYKLVL from the coding sequence ATGACTAGAATTTTAATGATAGAAGATGATATGGAGCTTGCTGAAATTTTAACCGAATATCTAGAAAACTATGATATTGAAGTAGTGACTGCCGAAGAGCCATATATCGGACTATCTACGCTAAATACAAGTAAATTTGACCTAGTTATACTAGATCTTACATTGCCTGGTATGGACGGATTAGAAGTTTGTAAAGAGATCAGGAAAAATCACAATATTCCTATTATCATATCAAGTGCAAGACATGATATAACGGATAAGGTAAATGCTCTTGATAATGGAGCGGATGATTATTTGCCAAAGCCATATGACCCACAAGAGCTTTTGGCTCGTATCAAAAGTCATCTAAGAAGGCAGAGTATCACCCCAGCAATTGAGGCGAGAAATTTAAATAAGGACCTGGTTTTAAAAGAGTTTGAACATGAAATTTTATTTAAAGGAAACGTGCTAAATTTAACTGCCGCAGAATACGACATCTTAAAATATCTACTTTTAAAAGAGGGCGGAGCGGTTACTAGAGAGGAACTCATCTATAACTGCGAGAGCATAAATGAAGATAGCTCAAACAAAAGTATTGACGTCATCATCGGCAGGATTCGCCAAAAACTAAATGAAAATCCAAAAGAGCCAAAATACATCCACGCGATCCGTGGTATCGGCTATAAATTGGTTCTTTGA
- a CDS encoding DnaJ C-terminal domain-containing protein: MSESLYETLGVSKGASSDEIKKAYRKLARKYHPDINKDPGAEDKFKEINAAYEILSDDKKRAQYDQYGDTMFGGQNFHDFASSSADMGDLNEILKNIFSGSFGGGGAKFSSGFGSNFGGFDGFSSGGFGFGGADLDVNAKISIPFDVAVTGGEHKINFNGESIKIKIPSGIEGGEKLRVKGKGKSTGGQKGDLILAISVEPSDEYERVGDDLYKDIEIPLKTMLFGGKVNVHTYKKDVTIKIAENSKTGTKIRLKGYGVQNRKSGIYGNLYLKARVKLPNISELDEGLVKELKEKLPE, translated from the coding sequence ATGAGTGAAAGCTTATATGAGACTTTAGGGGTTTCAAAGGGTGCCTCAAGCGACGAGATAAAAAAAGCTTATAGAAAACTTGCCAGAAAATATCACCCAGACATCAACAAAGACCCCGGAGCAGAAGATAAATTTAAAGAGATAAATGCTGCTTATGAAATTTTAAGCGACGATAAAAAACGAGCTCAATACGACCAGTACGGCGATACTATGTTTGGCGGTCAAAATTTCCACGACTTTGCTAGTAGTTCAGCCGATATGGGCGATCTAAATGAAATTTTAAAGAATATCTTCTCAGGTAGCTTTGGCGGCGGTGGAGCTAAATTTAGCAGCGGATTTGGTAGCAATTTTGGAGGATTTGACGGATTTAGTAGTGGTGGATTTGGCTTTGGCGGAGCTGATCTAGACGTAAATGCAAAAATTTCTATACCATTTGACGTAGCTGTAACTGGCGGTGAACATAAGATAAATTTTAATGGCGAAAGCATTAAGATAAAAATTCCAAGCGGCATAGAAGGCGGCGAGAAGCTTCGTGTAAAAGGCAAAGGCAAGAGTACTGGTGGTCAAAAAGGCGATCTTATACTTGCTATTAGCGTTGAGCCAAGCGACGAATATGAAAGAGTCGGAGACGATCTTTATAAAGATATAGAAATTCCACTAAAAACTATGCTTTTTGGCGGAAAAGTCAATGTACATACTTACAAAAAAGATGTCACGATTAAAATCGCTGAGAACTCAAAAACAGGCACAAAGATCCGCTTAAAAGGATATGGTGTGCAAAATAGAAAGAGCGGAATTTATGGGAATCTTTACTTAAAAGCCAGGGTAAAACTTCCAAATATCAGTGAGCTTGATGAAGGCTTAGTAAAAGAGTTAAAAGAGAAATTACCGGAGTAA
- a CDS encoding heat shock protein transcriptional repressor HspR — MQNYEEPLFLISVVAKVLSIHPQTLRQYEREGLIEPSRTDGKMRLYSQKDVDRVKTILNLTRELGVNLAGVDVILQLKEKIDDLESTIDELNKKLHEATSQTSTKRSLVKRKNSFDLVFYEGKK, encoded by the coding sequence ATGCAAAATTATGAAGAACCACTTTTTTTAATAAGCGTTGTTGCAAAGGTTTTAAGCATACATCCACAAACTTTAAGACAGTATGAAAGAGAGGGACTTATCGAGCCATCAAGAACAGATGGCAAGATGAGGCTCTACTCACAAAAAGACGTTGATCGCGTAAAAACTATACTAAATTTAACCCGCGAACTAGGTGTAAATTTAGCCGGCGTTGATGTGATACTTCAGTTGAAAGAAAAAATTGACGATTTAGAATCAACTATTGATGAGCTAAATAAAAAATTGCACGAAGCTACCAGCCAAACTAGCACAAAAAGATCGCTCGTAAAGAGAAAAAATAGCTTTGATCTAGTCTTTTATGAAGGTAAAAAATAA
- a CDS encoding Do family serine endopeptidase gives MKKIVLISLAAASFLVGADIKFNEANSNITRVSPLSDKNSVLSYYDSIAQAKLSVVNISTTKTVNNAGIEQMFNDPFFNEFFGFNFAKPKEKEKTTSLGSGVIISNDGYIVTNNHVIEDSDQIVVTLANGGKEYKAKLIGSDPKTDLAVVKIEANGLNVITFADSSKLLDADVVFAIGNPFGVGESITQGIISGLNKDNIGLNQYENFIQTDASINPGNSGGALVDSRGYLVGINSAILSKSGGNNGIGFAIPSNMVKDIAKKLITDGKIERGFIGVTIANLTDEQKELYTNKEGALISGVEQGMPADEAGLKRGDLVISANDKAIKNANDLKNFIGSLTPNSSVDITYERSNKIMNAKIKLANADHNSKDIAKSIIIEGLSVSNLSDEIRYKYKISPDTQGVLVTDVKSGSKAEDFGFERGDVIVQVGEESIKDLQTFANTVKNTKGKKTLVWINRGGIIQGLVIK, from the coding sequence ATGAAAAAGATTGTGCTAATTTCATTAGCAGCAGCTTCTTTTTTAGTGGGGGCTGATATTAAATTTAATGAAGCTAACTCTAATATCACGAGAGTCTCGCCACTTAGCGATAAAAATAGCGTACTTTCTTATTATGACTCGATCGCTCAGGCAAAGCTTTCAGTTGTAAATATTTCAACTACAAAAACGGTAAATAACGCTGGTATTGAGCAGATGTTTAATGACCCTTTCTTCAATGAATTTTTTGGATTTAACTTTGCAAAACCAAAAGAAAAAGAAAAAACTACTTCGCTTGGCTCTGGCGTTATTATCTCAAATGATGGATATATCGTTACAAATAATCACGTTATAGAAGACAGTGATCAAATAGTTGTAACTCTTGCAAATGGCGGCAAAGAGTATAAAGCAAAGCTAATAGGAAGTGATCCAAAAACCGATCTAGCCGTCGTAAAGATAGAGGCAAACGGACTAAATGTGATCACTTTTGCGGACTCATCAAAGCTGCTTGATGCAGACGTCGTATTTGCAATAGGTAATCCATTTGGCGTTGGTGAAAGTATCACTCAAGGTATCATTTCAGGGCTAAATAAAGATAATATCGGCCTTAATCAATATGAAAATTTTATCCAAACAGATGCTTCGATAAACCCAGGAAATTCAGGTGGAGCTTTGGTTGATAGTAGGGGATATTTAGTCGGAATAAACTCAGCCATACTTTCAAAAAGTGGTGGCAACAACGGCATTGGTTTTGCAATCCCATCAAATATGGTCAAAGATATCGCTAAAAAGCTGATAACTGACGGCAAGATCGAACGTGGCTTTATCGGAGTTACGATTGCAAATTTAACTGATGAGCAAAAAGAGCTTTACACAAATAAAGAGGGTGCTTTAATAAGCGGCGTAGAGCAAGGCATGCCAGCAGATGAGGCTGGGCTAAAAAGAGGCGATTTGGTTATATCAGCTAATGATAAAGCTATTAAAAACGCAAATGATCTTAAAAATTTCATCGGTTCACTAACTCCAAATAGTAGTGTTGATATAACTTACGAGCGATCAAATAAAATAATGAATGCAAAAATCAAGCTTGCAAACGCTGATCACAATTCAAAAGACATAGCAAAAAGCATTATAATCGAAGGACTTAGCGTTAGTAATCTAAGTGATGAGATAAGATATAAATACAAAATCAGCCCAGATACTCAAGGTGTGCTAGTAACTGATGTAAAATCAGGCTCAAAGGCTGAAGACTTTGGCTTTGAAAGAGGCGACGTGATCGTTCAAGTTGGTGAAGAGAGCATAAAAGATCTTCAAACATTTGCAAATACGGTCAAAAACACAAAAGGTAAAAAGACACTAGTGTGGATAAATCGCGGTGGTATTATACAAGGCCTTGTTATAAAATAA
- a CDS encoding ArsS family sensor histidine kinase — protein MPRSSIFITITFIFALALVSIFLAFLWLMGFDKQNYTRELNNKYSNVARTNLFYMGGIINKTQYDRQLSNIDMPEIKDEKKKDEILKQATVLEEISSDLGSSAILLYDKHHYLRIEHLDELKLLMDKEFQPYRYEVIKAVFLVVAVILLGAYIFVIYKIKPLRKLKRQIVKFANGELDGVQNVGNGKDEISEVSEAFYEAVCQIKALNDSRHLFLRNIMHELKTPITKGLIAAQMIEKSKNQERLISVFHKLENLINELAAIEQITSKIGLSNKTPCFMRDLIDEAIDIAMVEKECVGISELDEVRVLVDFKLFSVAIKNMIDNGIKYSTDKHVNIVVSKDHMKFITQGEKLKNDLDFYVQPFIKGEDTQKSFGLGLYIVSNILEAHGLKFRYEYKNGMNVFVFENLQDIIVT, from the coding sequence ATGCCAAGATCGTCTATTTTTATAACCATAACTTTTATCTTTGCCCTTGCGCTTGTTTCGATATTTCTAGCCTTTTTGTGGCTCATGGGCTTTGATAAGCAAAACTATACAAGAGAGCTAAATAACAAATACTCAAACGTCGCTAGGACAAATTTGTTTTATATGGGTGGCATCATAAATAAAACTCAGTACGACCGCCAACTTTCAAATATCGATATGCCAGAGATAAAAGACGAGAAGAAAAAGGATGAAATTTTAAAGCAAGCAACCGTTTTAGAAGAAATTTCAAGCGATCTAGGCTCAAGTGCGATCTTGCTTTATGACAAGCACCACTACTTAAGGATTGAGCATTTAGACGAGCTAAAGCTTTTAATGGATAAGGAATTTCAGCCTTACAGATACGAGGTGATAAAGGCTGTTTTTTTGGTGGTTGCGGTCATTTTGTTAGGTGCTTACATTTTTGTTATCTATAAGATAAAACCGCTTAGAAAGCTAAAGCGTCAGATCGTAAAATTTGCAAATGGTGAGCTTGACGGCGTACAAAATGTTGGCAACGGCAAGGATGAAATTTCTGAAGTTTCAGAGGCATTTTATGAGGCAGTTTGTCAGATCAAGGCGCTTAATGACTCAAGGCATCTTTTCTTAAGAAATATCATGCACGAGCTAAAAACTCCTATCACAAAAGGCCTAATAGCAGCTCAAATGATAGAAAAAAGTAAAAATCAAGAAAGGCTAATCTCTGTCTTTCACAAGCTTGAAAATTTAATAAACGAACTTGCAGCGATAGAGCAGATAACATCAAAAATAGGACTTAGCAATAAAACTCCATGTTTTATGAGGGATCTCATCGATGAGGCTATCGATATAGCCATGGTAGAAAAAGAGTGTGTTGGTATCAGTGAGCTTGATGAGGTTAGGGTGCTTGTTGATTTCAAGCTATTTTCAGTCGCTATAAAAAATATGATAGACAATGGCATAAAATATTCAACTGATAAGCATGTAAATATCGTTGTTAGCAAGGATCATATGAAATTTATAACTCAAGGTGAGAAGCTAAAAAATGATCTTGACTTTTATGTCCAGCCATTTATCAAAGGAGAGGATACTCAAAAGAGTTTTGGTCTTGGTTTATATATAGTTAGCAATATACTTGAAGCGCATGGGCTCAAATTTAGATATGAATACAAAAACGGAATGAATGTCTTTGTTTTTGAAAATTTACAAGATATAATAGTGACTTAA
- a CDS encoding cation:proton antiporter: protein MEQILEGFLLVAAISVALNVIFKKFQIPTIIGYIVTGTLISEFFNLKSNDEISHIAEFGIAFLMFTIGLEFSFKHLMGMKKEVFLNGGLQVCLSGFIMGVMLYYALHLKDETALIAGLALALSSTAIVLKTLNDSGDVSKIYGRKALGILLFQDIAVIPILLMIDMFSSQDASINELLLKTFTSAIILIVVLFLLGKYVINWIFYKVIQTNSQEVFIATILFMVVGSSTLAHFFGFSYSLGAFLAGMMMAETQYKHQIEVDLIPFRDLLLGLFFITVGMQINFAVVVSNIWLVLGLVFSVMVIKAVVVFAILNIYLKRRVAAKTALSVCQIGEFALAVFGLMTTRNLLDIQTAQIFIAASVVSMFATPFILKKLDAIADLIEREIVVEPNETLKPQKIKNHIVVFGYERLGQEVVLRLKETKLLYLVLDNDISLVELGRSRGENVFLGNVLQSHTLENACLSDAAAVIITVNNEQRVELIAQKIKDYGVNTQTIIKINGEGNKDIFGELSKNFHLINEERVMAKTLVHEALQCKIDHDIRA from the coding sequence ATGGAACAAATTTTAGAAGGTTTCTTGCTTGTTGCAGCGATCTCAGTCGCATTAAACGTCATTTTTAAAAAATTTCAGATACCAACCATCATCGGCTACATCGTAACAGGTACGCTTATATCAGAATTTTTCAACCTAAAAAGCAATGATGAAATTTCCCATATCGCGGAATTTGGTATCGCATTTTTGATGTTTACCATTGGGCTTGAGTTTAGTTTTAAACACTTAATGGGTATGAAAAAAGAGGTCTTTTTAAATGGCGGCTTACAGGTTTGTTTAAGTGGCTTTATAATGGGTGTGATGCTTTATTATGCCCTTCACTTAAAAGACGAAACAGCACTTATTGCAGGTCTTGCGCTTGCACTCTCATCAACTGCGATCGTGCTAAAGACACTAAACGATAGTGGCGATGTGAGTAAAATTTACGGCAGAAAAGCACTTGGAATTTTACTATTTCAAGATATTGCAGTCATTCCTATTTTGCTTATGATAGATATGTTTAGCTCGCAAGATGCTTCAATAAATGAGCTTTTGCTAAAGACATTTACAAGTGCGATTATTCTTATTGTTGTGCTATTTTTACTTGGCAAATATGTCATCAACTGGATATTTTATAAAGTTATTCAAACAAATTCGCAAGAGGTTTTTATAGCTACGATTTTATTTATGGTCGTTGGCTCTAGCACTTTGGCTCACTTTTTTGGCTTCTCATACTCTTTGGGTGCGTTTTTAGCCGGTATGATGATGGCAGAGACACAGTATAAACACCAAATCGAAGTTGATCTCATACCTTTTAGAGATTTACTTCTTGGGCTATTTTTCATAACCGTTGGTATGCAGATAAATTTTGCTGTCGTCGTCTCAAACATCTGGCTTGTTCTTGGCCTAGTATTTAGTGTCATGGTGATAAAAGCAGTTGTCGTTTTTGCTATCTTAAACATCTACTTAAAGCGAAGAGTTGCTGCAAAAACCGCGCTTAGTGTTTGTCAAATAGGCGAATTTGCACTAGCTGTTTTTGGACTAATGACTACTAGAAATTTACTTGATATACAAACTGCTCAAATTTTTATCGCAGCCTCAGTTGTGTCGATGTTTGCTACGCCTTTTATACTTAAAAAACTAGACGCGATAGCAGACCTCATAGAACGTGAGATCGTTGTTGAACCGAATGAAACTCTAAAGCCGCAAAAAATAAAAAATCACATCGTAGTCTTTGGCTATGAAAGGCTTGGGCAAGAGGTCGTTTTGAGACTAAAAGAGACAAAGCTTTTATATCTTGTGCTTGATAATGATATTAGTCTAGTTGAGCTTGGTAGGAGCCGCGGGGAAAATGTATTTTTAGGTAACGTTCTTCAAAGTCACACACTTGAAAATGCCTGCCTAAGCGATGCAGCTGCTGTTATTATAACTGTTAACAATGAGCAAAGAGTGGAGCTCATCGCGCAAAAGATAAAAGACTACGGCGTAAATACCCAAACTATAATAAAAATAAATGGTGAGGGTAATAAAGATATTTTTGGTGAGTTAAGTAAAAATTTCCACCTAATAAACGAAGAGCGCGTCATGGCAAAAACACTCGTACACGAGGCTCTTCAATGCAAAATCGATCATGATATAAGAGCGTAA